In Lineus longissimus chromosome 5, tnLinLong1.2, whole genome shotgun sequence, the genomic stretch AACCTACCTATCAATGATACCTTTGTGACTGAcaagttgtccttgatagagaggtgacACGGTCCAGACTTGAGAAGTCACATTGGATGGAGACAACCACTTTGGgtacaaaactagtgtccttaatatagagcgTGGGATGTCCGCTATATGAAATATACCACTGTACTTACACATTTTTTCTCAACTCGAGAAAAGCACTTGATGGAGTGCTTTTCCTTAAGTGGAGACATTTGACttcttttgtttacattctacGAACCACTAACCTACATATGCAAATCATGTGGACTAATGTcagtatgacgtcatcatattatagagttcacgttttcacatgtaacgcgTCActgtttacatgtcattcatgacgtgaagaacgaacaagtcatttctgaagagcgggctacatacgattcgcGATGTCACTTTGCACATTTAGCTCGTGTTTTTAAACTtgagtcagttaactcgtgacaagtgaaacatgcaAACGTGAATCCTTTAATCTCCGGTCCAACGAACGCGTACTTTCGCTCCGAAGCAAATGCTAACCATCCTCAGATAGGGAGATTGCGGTCAGTTGCTGTAAAcgtaaacgatccaaccttggGTCAGGAATTGGCACAGTGACGTCGGACGAGGCTGGTGGGAAACATGGCATATTGGTTTATATGCGAAAGTCTTACAGTGATCACGCGCTTTATCATAAGTGTTTGTTTGTGTCGCAAGTCACGTCGTCCATCttcaggtcacgtgacttgAGGTATATGATCGAGCGCATCTGCTTTCGTTCCAACAGACCTTGGCGGACCTTGGCGAAGGACCAACTACTTGAAAATTGTAGGAAATTTCTCTTTCTTGTAGGtaggttttgttttcatttgatacattttcatatttttccaaattttatAAGTTAGTCACTAACTTGGTGCTTCCTCTACAGAAGTCCGTGGCTTAACTGCAGGAGTCTGGTTACACTAAGATAAATCCAAGTAAAGTTCCTATCATAAATAGGGGCCTTACCTGTTTTTGCAACATCGGTTTGAAAGCCTGATCAACTGATTGGGTTTCCTGCATCGCCTCGCCATAGTTTGATGAAGGGCCATACGAGGACTTTGTTTACAGTCCGAGGTTGGATTTGCCCGGAGAAGTGGTTTGCCATGATTTAGAGAGATGGGAGATACTCGGAGAGATGGAGTACTAGTATCTGGTAGCTTGTTTGACAATCTTTGTTTACCCCCTTTACTACTTTTTCAGGAAATTCATAAAATCGCAGATATGGCCTGGAGAAGCGAGATACTTAACGGGGTGATGGCTGTGAGGTACGCAGGGGCTACTCCAGGCTACATCATCGTCTACGGGGACAGCTCGGACGCCATCCTCACCAGTGACACCGGAGAAACCCTGATAGCAGCCGGAGAACTAGGCCGAGGACGAGTGGTGGTTTTCTCCCATGAAGTGTTCGTCAAGAGCTACACCCGAAATGACTTGATGAGGAACAATAGTACGCTGTTGGAGAACGTTAGGAGTTGGGTGAACGGAGGGCGAAACTCGGTGATAGTCGATGTGAACAGGATGCAAGACCTGGAAAGTATCCCACAAAATGGATTCCTGGTGTGGGCTGGCGGGAACAAGAATACGAGTACGGCCATGATGCAACAGATGTTGGACTACGTCCGGGACGGCGGGAGCCTCGTCTGCGGAGTCTGTCCCTGGGGTTACGCCCAAGTGAATCACATCACTGTGGAAGAAATGCCTATCAACTTCATCTTGAAAGAGTTAGGGATGTGCTACGCAACCTATGACGAGTACTTCAGTGCACCTGACCAGATCATGGTTCGCGACAACTGCGCTGATGTTGCCAGGTTTGACCGGGCGCTCGACCTGCTGAAGCGTGGCGGCGATTTGAGCAAAGTCAAGAAGGTTTTGCGAAATGTCGGGAGCATTCCCCTGGAGGCGTATCCAGATATCAAGCCAGAAATTGAAGCTTTGGGGCGTAGCTATCCTTCGATTCCACCAACAAGTGATAAACCTGCTAGAAGTGAGGAGGAAAAGCTTGTAGCGACGTTGATGTGCCAAGTCATGATAAAGGAGGGCATGGCTGGTCATGTAGTGGTTGCAGATGGCGTCAACGAACTACCCGGCACCTTCGAAAACCAACCAAGATTGGAAACAGTCAGAGTGACCATCGAGGGAAAAGAGAAGCAGTGCGTGCCAACCGGGTGCTACCTGCCTGCGGGAACGGAATTGACCTTGTCTTGGAATGTGTTGAGCGGTGCGTCTAGTGGCTGGTCCGTCGTCGTCGGGGCACACACGGATGAGCTCTACAATGTCGCAGACCCATTGCGGAGATGGCCCAAGGTCAGCATGAAGAAGGCCTTGAACGGTGGTTTCGTGAAGCTTTGCAACCCATTTGGCGGACAGGTTTATCTCCAGAGTCCTGAGAGGCAGGGTAAACTTAGAGTGAGCTTGGACAACGTCGTACCTTCACCGAGGTTCACCTACGAAACTGCCAAAGACTGGGAGAGCGTAGAAGCAAAGAAACCAGGGCTATGGTGCGATATCTCCGGAGACCTGATCACCTTTACGTTGCCTTCCAAGTCAGTTCGTCACCTGAAGGACTTGGGAGCGAGTATGAGGCATTGGGACGATGTCGTGAGGTCGCATATAGACCTCCGTGGGATTGACCCGTCTCGAGGCCGTGGCCAGTGGGTGGTGACCGACGAGCAGCCTAGTGTCGGGTACATGCATTCTGGATACCCCATCGTCACCCATCTTGATGTGGCAGATCCAAATCGCGTAAGTATCCCTCTGCAGTCTTTCATCGCCTTTGTCTCCAACCATCAACATCTTCTTTGAGATACTAAGAGAAGAGAATATCGATAACTGATCAATACAGTCATAAATTGTATAGTCTTATCTCGATATCAGCAGACTGATTTTAAAGTGACAGTTAAACATTCCGTGGCGGATTGCTATCAGAAATCCCACTTTACCCAGTTCATTGATGTGGCAGATTATGCATTGTCGTCATGTCCGATTCCAATGAGTTCTGCTTAGCGGAACAACTTGCGTGGTCTGTCCGACAATCTTCAGGTTTTATCGTAGAGTTCAAATTTGATATAACGGAGGGGTGGTGTCTGAATTCGTTTCTTTTTATATTGTATTTACAGAGAGGTTCGGACCCGTTTCTCTTGTTCGGCGATAGCATCCCAAACCCGACTGCAGGAGGCTTCTGGGGGATGTTCCATGAACTTGGCCACAACTTTCAAGACCCGTCGTGGACCTGGAGTGGCACTGGTGAGGTCACAGTCAACATCTTCACCATGCACGCTTTCGATGCCATGAGCACCAGGAAACCGTGGGAGCACGACTTTGTGAAAAGAGAAATGCAAAAGGCGAAAAGGTATCTCGATGGCGGCGCAGATTACGAGAAATGGAAAAAGGACGCCTTTCTAGCCCTGTACATCTATGCACAACAAGCGAGGGACTTCGGCTGGGATGCCTTTAAGAGGGTCTTCAAAGAGTACGAGGCGCTCCCGGATAGTGCCAAGCCGAAGAGCGAGGAGGACAAGATAACGGAATGGATGAAGCGGTTCTCGCTCACTACCGGGAGGAACCAGTGTCCGGCGTTTGAGTTCTGGGGCTTCCCTCATACCGACGAAGCGGTGAAGTCTGTGAAGCAACTTCCGCCGTACCTTCCCTCGGATGAGATAACCAAGGATATGTCACCGCAGAGGGCGAAGGACATTACGATGAAATACATGACCATGTAGAAGAGCTGTCGTCACAGCGAGAACGGCAAGGTCAAGTCTGTCGTGTTCTCTTGGGGACTTTAAGTCAATGAGCAATCGGATCGGTTTGATGAAACATTCCTATATACCAATCGATATTAATAGAGCTACGACTCTCAAATCTAGTTGAGAGGGGCTATGGGTAATGGTGTATACTTTAATCATGATAGTGGTAGTTTCTtggcggcaaatttgtcatgccaaagatgaaaatatgttataagtccaaatattttttcacttgttttttttctactcaaaatggagaaacatcatcagcccccaaaaaatgtttggctttgaaaattgttcagaattttgaacttatgaaaattttcaactctgcaagatgaaaaaatgtctaagtccatatatttttttcacttgttttttttctgctcaaaatgaagaaacatcatcagcccaaaACATTTCTGGCttc encodes the following:
- the LOC135487445 gene encoding TRPM8 channel-associated factor homolog — encoded protein: MAWRSEILNGVMAVRYAGATPGYIIVYGDSSDAILTSDTGETLIAAGELGRGRVVVFSHEVFVKSYTRNDLMRNNSTLLENVRSWVNGGRNSVIVDVNRMQDLESIPQNGFLVWAGGNKNTSTAMMQQMLDYVRDGGSLVCGVCPWGYAQVNHITVEEMPINFILKELGMCYATYDEYFSAPDQIMVRDNCADVARFDRALDLLKRGGDLSKVKKVLRNVGSIPLEAYPDIKPEIEALGRSYPSIPPTSDKPARSEEEKLVATLMCQVMIKEGMAGHVVVADGVNELPGTFENQPRLETVRVTIEGKEKQCVPTGCYLPAGTELTLSWNVLSGASSGWSVVVGAHTDELYNVADPLRRWPKVSMKKALNGGFVKLCNPFGGQVYLQSPERQGKLRVSLDNVVPSPRFTYETAKDWESVEAKKPGLWCDISGDLITFTLPSKSVRHLKDLGASMRHWDDVVRSHIDLRGIDPSRGRGQWVVTDEQPSVGYMHSGYPIVTHLDVADPNRRGSDPFLLFGDSIPNPTAGGFWGMFHELGHNFQDPSWTWSGTGEVTVNIFTMHAFDAMSTRKPWEHDFVKREMQKAKRYLDGGADYEKWKKDAFLALYIYAQQARDFGWDAFKRVFKEYEALPDSAKPKSEEDKITEWMKRFSLTTGRNQCPAFEFWGFPHTDEAVKSVKQLPPYLPSDEITKDMSPQRAKDITMKYMTM